AGCATTTTGATATACAAAGAAATTATGTCCTAAAAGTTCCATTTGCAAAACTGCTTCTTCTGAAGACATTGGCTTCATAGCAAACTTTTTAGTCTTTACTATCTTATTGTCTTTATTTTCTCCACTTTCATAATCTGGTATATATTGAAACCTTAATGAACCATCGTGAATTTTGCGTTGAAGTTTAGTTTTTTGTTTTCTTATTTGTCTTTCTAATTTATCTATTACCATGTCTATAGATGCATACATATCCTCTGTTGTTTCTTCACCTCTTAATATAACACCATGAAATGGTATTGTAACTTCTATAGTTTGCTTATTTTTGTGTACACTCAATGTAGCTGTTGCCACTACATCAGGGTTGAAAAATCTTTCAAGCTTTGACAGCTTCTTTTCAACTGTCTCCCTTAAAGCATTTGTTATTTCAATATTTTTGCCTATTACTGTTATTTTCATTCTTCAGCCCCTCTTTCTGTTCTTGATTATGTTTTTTTATATTGTTGTGTCTTCTTATGTTATTTATATTCTAATACTATTTTTTAAAAAACTCAATAGCAATTTTTGAAATTTACAAAATATTAAGTTATTTATAACGTTTTTTTGTTAATATAGATTATTTAATATTATTATAAAAATAAGACCTATAGTTAAACTATAAGCCTTAATTAGTTAAAATTAGTTGACCTGGTTTTTGACCCCACACTCGCCTGCTGGAATTTTTGCTACCCAGAGTTTGTCTTCTCACTACTAACCCTCTCGTTTTTAATAACGGCAGGACTTACTTCTAAGCCGCACCATGCTCATTAAATATTTTTATTTAACTTACGTGGATCGTTTTGCCTGCGACTGGCATCGACTTTCAACCACAAACCTAATTTTACTATATTTAAATTATACATCACTTTTTGCCGCAGTCAATATAAAAATTTCTCTCGCACCATTCTTTTTTAACTCATTAGCACAATAAAATGATGTAGCGCCTGTAGTTAAAACATCATCAATCAAAATTACTTTTTTATTTTTTATATAATTTTGATTATAAACTTTAAAGCTATCCTTAACATTTAGCCATCTTTCCGCTCCATTTAACCCTATTTGATCTTTTGAATTTGCATTCTTTTTTAAGCAGTAGGCTATGGGAACATCAATACTTTTACTTATAAGTTTAGCAAGATATTCACTTTGATTATAGCCTCTTTTTTTATGGGACTTTTTACTAGATGGAACAAAGGTTATAATATCCGTACTTATATCAATTTTTTTTAATCTTCTACACATTAAATTAGCTATTACTTCTCCACTTTTAAAATCACTTTTATATTTTAAATTTAATATAAGTTCCATCATTATACCTGAATAATAACAAGCAGGAAATGCTGAAAACCAAGTTTCTCCCTTTTTAATAAGTTTAATATCATTACAAAATCTTATGGAATTAAAACATTCTTTGCATATTAGATCTTCTTCTACATATTTTTCACATATTACGCATTTATTTTCATAGGGATATATTACTTCTTCTATACATTCAATAATATATTTTATATGTTTAAAAATCCTAATTCCCATGCTTCTTTATTAAAGTCTCTTATTATATTTTTAGCTTTTTCCATATGTATAGTTTCTCCATTAGCTAAAAATATAATTTCACCTTTAAAATCGTATTCACCTCTCCCTACAGTACCACACAAATATATTAATTCTTTATAATTAAATTTATTTTTATCTGAACCATAAATTATTAGATCTATATCCTTTAGCTTTGAAAATTCATCATAAAATAGATGAGTTATAAATATACCTTCCTTCATCTTTTTAAAATTAAGTAGGCTCTTATTTGAATCTAAGCCTATATCTATTATTATATTTATATCAATTTTACTTATATAGTTTTGAAAATAATCATATAAATTTTCGCTAATAAAATATGAAGGAGTATATATAATTACTTTTCTTTTAGACTGAAAAGACCATTTCATATAATCATAAATAATAAATGGGATTTCATAGCTTATATTTATTCTAGTTAATAAAGTCCTTGGCTCTATTATAGGCATTCTATCTTTTTTAAATGGGATATAAATGCTTCTGCTATTAGGGAACAAATTTTCTATTGAATAAATTATACATTTACCTTCATTGTTAAGTTTAGACAAAATTAAATCTTTTATACTATCTTCATTAAGATTTGCATAACTACTTAAATCATCGTATATTATAAAATCAAATTTTTCATCCATATTAAATGCCACATTAAAATTAGTAACTTTAAAATTTGAAGCTATGTTCAATTTACTTTTTCTTATATACGAATATTGTCTAAAGTCACTTCTTTTCTTTATGTTTTGTATTATGTCTATACTTTTTTCATCTTCATTTGTTATATATAAAATATTATATTTATTATTTATTAAATACACTATGGCATCTACAAAAAAACTTGTAGTATTATAAGGTATCGATACCACATTTAAAAATTTTTCTCTACCTTTACACCAATTTAATATAACCTCACTAAATTCATTAATTTCATATCCCTTTTTCGACCTTTTAAGTAAAGACATACAGTTTCACCCTTTATATAATATATTATTCTTCATTTATAATCTCATTATCTAAAACATTACTAATACGCCACTTTAAAAGAGAATATCTTTCAAAAATCTTATCATTTTGCACCATAAAATTAATAGCTTTTAAAGCTCCTACTAAAACAACAAGCTTTTTAGCTCTCGTTATTCCTGTATATAATAAATTTCTATTCATTAAAAGTGGTGGCCCTTGAAACGCTGGCATAATTACTACTGGGAATTCACTACCTTGACTTTTATGAATAGTTACAGCATAGGCTAAATCTATTTCATCAAAATATAAATTTTCATATACTACTCTTCTT
Above is a window of Clostridium sporogenes DNA encoding:
- the raiA gene encoding ribosome-associated translation inhibitor RaiA; this translates as MKITVIGKNIEITNALRETVEKKLSKLERFFNPDVVATATLSVHKNKQTIEVTIPFHGVILRGEETTEDMYASIDMVIDKLERQIRKQKTKLQRKIHDGSLRFQYIPDYESGENKDNKIVKTKKFAMKPMSSEEAVLQMELLGHNFFVYQNADTEEVNVIYRRKDGNYGLIEPEF
- a CDS encoding ComF family protein — translated: MGIRIFKHIKYIIECIEEVIYPYENKCVICEKYVEEDLICKECFNSIRFCNDIKLIKKGETWFSAFPACYYSGIMMELILNLKYKSDFKSGEVIANLMCRRLKKIDISTDIITFVPSSKKSHKKRGYNQSEYLAKLISKSIDVPIAYCLKKNANSKDQIGLNGAERWLNVKDSFKVYNQNYIKNKKVILIDDVLTTGATSFYCANELKKNGAREIFILTAAKSDV
- a CDS encoding competence protein ComF → MSLLKRSKKGYEINEFSEVILNWCKGREKFLNVVSIPYNTTSFFVDAIVYLINNKYNILYITNEDEKSIDIIQNIKKRSDFRQYSYIRKSKLNIASNFKVTNFNVAFNMDEKFDFIIYDDLSSYANLNEDSIKDLILSKLNNEGKCIIYSIENLFPNSRSIYIPFKKDRMPIIEPRTLLTRINISYEIPFIIYDYMKWSFQSKRKVIIYTPSYFISENLYDYFQNYISKIDINIIIDIGLDSNKSLLNFKKMKEGIFITHLFYDEFSKLKDIDLIIYGSDKNKFNYKELIYLCGTVGRGEYDFKGEIIFLANGETIHMEKAKNIIRDFNKEAWELGFLNI